In Amaranthus tricolor cultivar Red isolate AtriRed21 chromosome 5, ASM2621246v1, whole genome shotgun sequence, a genomic segment contains:
- the LOC130813335 gene encoding WEB family protein At3g02930, chloroplastic-like isoform X2, with translation MGRSGLSDTPSSKTGRTTPRVAKLGKPGSLKSDADSPSLIPNPRLSIDRTSPRSVTSKPTITRTPIRLSTPEKPQSRILKPSELQAQLLAAQDDLKKAKETLLLYEKEKNQALNELKDAKKQADEANEKLQEALVAQKRAEDTSEIEKFRAVELEQAGIEAAQKKDEEWKKELEALRSQNAADKTALLAAAEELQRAKQELAMVTDAKNLALSHADDATMIAELHAKKVETLSAELAKLKGLLESNANDGDTENGIVVELRSELSCLRQELEKAKNFEQELVKKENSSKTIVGGLRSEIETLKEELDAVKACKEGMVEKEKSYEKVVTELKSEIVSREDEIEKIKTHEQDLIHKEKSYEKMIEELKIELGSLREELKKQEAFKEELINKEESRDRVISERDFEIDSLKKELENAKSFEGQLAEKTSLYDQTVTELKSEIDLLNHELEKAEILNAELLEREKLNEVITRNCETEMHSLRQKLESAKGFQETLVEKEEAYEQLNVELEAARMAESYALNLLDECKKRAEELENKVAESNRLERSASESLESIMKQLAGNSDMLHEAECEISALKEKVSLLEISLEKKKTDSEESENRLQKANEEVRVVTEKLDSLRSGLEIMSEEKAQALENEKLAACNVQDLLEEKNKLINELDTLKEEEEKSKKAMESLASALHEVSAEAREAKESLLSSRAEHENFEMQIEHLQLVLKGTSENYEAVLEDSKREIDQLKNTVEQSKVDFDTQMEDLKVVLKASNEKYENMLDESNQEIDRLSKEMEQSKLGHQNEKAKWEVKEMELKNRVKTLEDEKSTIKESGMSYEDAKVEWEQKELQLVNSVKRSEEEKSSMEKEIIRLVHLLREAEEKACAAREEGSQLRNSLGEAMSESVSLKEARDEAEGETLKLKDALCGKENELQIMIRENEQLWAAEDANAWKIDELTKLLEEAKSYQRTKENGELSDSDKEYDMLPKVVEFSEENGHTSELPSHENKGVNGVSEGDKNVVLAEAEAENTKPTSTENKEQAHDDSPESDIKMWGRDVSTEMEAEQVSVDDEVDYKAERGESVDLMNEISSDNGANSDLKQKKKKPLYRKFGNLLKKGMSNQK, from the exons ATGGGCAGATCTGGTTTATCTGATACTCCCAGTAGCAAGACTGGAAGAACTACACCTAGAGTTGCCAAATTAGGAAAGCCAGGATCACTCAAGTCAGATGCAGATTCACCTTCTCTTATCCCTAATCCTCGACTATCGATCGATCGAACATCCCCAAGATCGGTTACCTCGAAGCCTACCATTACTCGAACCCCCATTCGACTCTCTACGCCTGAA AAGCCTCAGTCGCGTATTTTGAAGCCATCCGAGTTGCAGGCCCAATTATTAGCTGCACAAGATGATCTTAAGAAAGCAAAAGAAACCTTActtttgtatgaaaaagagaAGAATCAAGCACTCAATGAGTTGAAAGATGCAAAAAAACAAGCTGATGAGGCTAATGAGAAGCTTCAGGAGGCTTTGGTGGCTCAAAAACGGGCCGAAGATACTTCTGAGATCGAAAAATTCCGTGCTGTCGAGCTGGAACAAGCTGGAATTGAGGCTGCACAGAAGAAAGACGAGGAATGGAAGAAAGAGTTAGAAGCGCTGAGGAGTCAAAATGCTGCAGATAAGACTGCGCTTCTCGCAGCTGCGGAAGAACTCCAAAGGGCCAAGCAAGAGCTTGCCATGGTTACTGATGCCAAGAACCTGGCTCTTAGCCACGCCGATGATGCCACCATGATTGCTGAGCTTCATGCCAAAAAGGTTGAAACCCTGTCGGCAGAGCTTGCTAAGTTGAAGGGTTTGCTCGAGTCGAATGCCAACGATGGTGATACCGAGAATGGGATAGTTGTGGAATTGAGATCAGAATTGAGTTGTTTGAGgcaagaacttgaaaaggcgaAAAACTTTGAGCAAGAACTTGTCAAGAAAGAAAATTCGTCTAAGACGATTGTGGGAGGATTAAGATCGGAGATAGAAACCCTTAAGGAAGAGCTTGACGCGGTGAAGGCATGTAAAGAGGGTATGGTTGAAAAAGAGAAGTCATATGAAAAGGTTGTGACGGAACTTAAATCGGAGATCGTCTCTCGGGAAGATGAGATCGAGAAGATAAAGACCCATGAGCAGGATTTGATTCATAAGGAAAAGTCTTACgagaagatgattgaagaacTTAAAATTGAGTTGGGTTCTCTACGAGAAGAGTTGAAGAAGCAAGAGGCTTTCAAAGAAGAGCTGATTAACAAAGAAGAATCTCGCGATAGGGTTATTTCTGAGCGAGATTTTGAAATTGATTCTCTAAAAAAGGAGCTCGAGAATGCGAAGAGCTTTGAAGGGCAGCTGGCCGAGAAGACTTCATTGTATGACCAGACTGTTACGGAGCTTAAGTCAGAGATAGATCTCCTAAATCACGAGCTTGAAAAGGCCGAGATTCTCAACGCAGAACTACTCGAGAGAGAGAAATTAAACGAGGTAATCACAAGAAACTGTGAAACGGAGATGCATTCTCTTCGGCAAAAGCTGGAATCGGCCAAGGGCTTTCAGGAGACATTGGTCGAGAAGGAAGAGGCTTATGAACAGCTAAATGTAGAGTTGGAAGCCGCTAGGATGGCCGAATCTTATGCTTTGAATCTCCTAGATGAATGCAAGAAGAGAGCCGAGGAACTTGAAAATAAGGTGGCAGAATCAAATAGACTGGAGAGATCAGCATCTGAATCATTGGAATCGATTATGAAACAGCTCGCGGGAAATAGTGATATGCTTCATGAGGCAGAATGTGAAATTTCGGCTCTTAAGGAGAAGGTATCTTTGTTGGAAATATCACTCGAGAAAAAGAAAACGGATTCGGAAGAATCAGAAAATCGTcttcaaaaagcaaatgaagaaGTTAGAGTAGTAACCGAGAAATTAGACTCGTTAAGGTCTGGGCTCGAAATTATGTCCGAGGAGAAAGCTCAGGCTCTTGAGAATGAGAAACTTGCAGCCTGTAATGTTCAGGACCTGTTAGAAGAGAAAAATAAGCTCATTAATGAGCTTGATACgttgaaagaagaagaagaaaagagcAAGAAAGCAATGGAGAGTTTGGCTTCGGCGTTGCATGAAGTTTCTGCCGAAGCGAGGGAGGCCAAAGAGAGCTTGCTATCAAGCCGAGCAGAGCATGAGAACTTCGAAATGCAAATCGAGCATCTTCAGCTTGTTTTGAAAGGAACGAGTGAGAACTATGAGGCCGTGCTTGAAGATTCAAAACGAGAGATCGATCAGCTTAAAAATACCGTAGAACAATCGAAGGTAGATTTTGATACTCAAATGGAAGATTTGAAGGTGGTTTTGAAGGCTTCAAATGAGAAATACGAGAACATGCTTGATGAGTCGAATCAGGAGATTGATCGTCTTTCGAAAGAGATGGAACAGTCGAAGCTCGGGCATCAAAACGAGAAGGCGAAGTGGGAGGTTAAAGAGATGGAGTTGAAAAACCGTGTTAAGACTCTGGAAGATGAGAAATCAACAATTAAAGAGTCGGGGATGAGTTATGAGGACGCTAAGGTAGAGTGGGAACAGAAAGAGCTGCAGCTGGTGAATAGTGTAAAACGATCGGAGGAAGAGAAGTCGTCTATGGAGAAGGAAATAATAAGGTTGGTTCATTTGCTTAGGGAAGCCGAGGAAAAGGCTTGTGCAGCTCGGGAAGAAGGATCCCAGCTAAGGAATTCACTCGGGGAGGCTATGTCAGAGTCGGTATCCTTAAAGGAAGCCCGTGATGAAGCTGAGGGCGAGACGTTAAAGTTAAAGGACGCTCTTTGTGGTAAAGAGAATGAATTGCAGATCATGATCCGAGAAAACGAGCAGCTTTGGGCTGCAGAAGATGCGAATGCCTGGAAGATAGACGAACTAACCAAGTTACTTGAAGAAGCTAAGTCCTACCAACGAACCAAAGAAAACGGAGAACTCTCAGATAGCGATAAAGAGTACGATATGCTTCCAAAAGTCGTTGAATTTTCAGAGGAAAATGGGCACACTAGTGAGCTTCCATCTCATGAAAACAAGGGAGTTAATGGGGTGAGTGAGGGTGATAAAAACGTTGTTTTGGCCGAGGCCGAGGCTGAGAACACAAAACCCACATCAACGGAGAATAAAGAGCAGGCGCATGATGATTCTCCGGAATCTGATATAAAGATGTGGGGCCGAGATGTTTCAACCGAGATGGAAGCAGAACAAGTGTCAGTGGATGACGAAGTTGATTACAAGGCTGAACGTGGTGAAAGTGTCGATCTAATGAACGAGATTTCATCAGATAACGGTGCAAACTCCGACTTGAAGCAGAAGAAGAAAAAACCGTTATATCGAAAATTTGGAAATCTACTCAAGAAGGGTATGAGCAACCAAAAGTAG
- the LOC130813594 gene encoding cell wall / vacuolar inhibitor of fructosidase 2-like, producing the protein MHPFTLNISLFLALIIFSPFIPCNGLMTKLKGETDPIVLTCRKVTDFGFCVYTLRSDPRSAGASVYGFAQIALGILVPHAKGTSNYVQTLQNITPTKMKIVVSTCIHFYGLATNNDIPMVVKSLNVKAYGNAKKGALAALNDGQQCQDVIDKYPSSFWVRLIGMNDYMHDLSQLSRDLIGLLS; encoded by the coding sequence ATGCATCCCTTCACATTAAACATATCTCTTTTTTTAGCTTTGATCATATTCTCACCATTTATTCCATGCAATGGTTTGATGACCAAGCTAAAGGGTGAAACCGACCCAATAGTACTAACTTGTAGAAAGGTGACCGATTTCGGTTTTTGTGTCTATACTCTCCGATCAGACCCACGAAGTGCCGGAGCAAGTGTATATGGGTTTGCTCAAATAGCCCTTGGCATACTTGTCCCTCATGCTAAGGGCACTTCAAACTATGTTCAAACACTACAAAACATAACTCctacaaaaatgaaaattgtggTTAGTACTTGTATTCATTTCTATGGTCTTGCTACTAACAATGATATTCCAATGGTTGTAAAGTCTTTAAATGTTAAGGCTTATGGGAATGCCAAAAAGGGTGCTTTAGCAGCATTGAATGATGGGCAACAATGCCAAGATGTGATTGATAAGTACCCTTCATCATTTTGGGTTAGGCTTATTGGGATGAATGATTATATGCATGATTTGTCTCAATTGAGTAGGGATCTTATTGGCTTGTTAAGttag
- the LOC130813335 gene encoding WEB family protein At3g02930, chloroplastic-like isoform X1, whose amino-acid sequence MSSKSKSGLSDTPSSKTGRTTPRVAKLGKPGSLKSDADSPSLIPNPRLSIDRTSPRSVTSKPTITRTPIRLSTPEKPQSRILKPSELQAQLLAAQDDLKKAKETLLLYEKEKNQALNELKDAKKQADEANEKLQEALVAQKRAEDTSEIEKFRAVELEQAGIEAAQKKDEEWKKELEALRSQNAADKTALLAAAEELQRAKQELAMVTDAKNLALSHADDATMIAELHAKKVETLSAELAKLKGLLESNANDGDTENGIVVELRSELSCLRQELEKAKNFEQELVKKENSSKTIVGGLRSEIETLKEELDAVKACKEGMVEKEKSYEKVVTELKSEIVSREDEIEKIKTHEQDLIHKEKSYEKMIEELKIELGSLREELKKQEAFKEELINKEESRDRVISERDFEIDSLKKELENAKSFEGQLAEKTSLYDQTVTELKSEIDLLNHELEKAEILNAELLEREKLNEVITRNCETEMHSLRQKLESAKGFQETLVEKEEAYEQLNVELEAARMAESYALNLLDECKKRAEELENKVAESNRLERSASESLESIMKQLAGNSDMLHEAECEISALKEKVSLLEISLEKKKTDSEESENRLQKANEEVRVVTEKLDSLRSGLEIMSEEKAQALENEKLAACNVQDLLEEKNKLINELDTLKEEEEKSKKAMESLASALHEVSAEAREAKESLLSSRAEHENFEMQIEHLQLVLKGTSENYEAVLEDSKREIDQLKNTVEQSKVDFDTQMEDLKVVLKASNEKYENMLDESNQEIDRLSKEMEQSKLGHQNEKAKWEVKEMELKNRVKTLEDEKSTIKESGMSYEDAKVEWEQKELQLVNSVKRSEEEKSSMEKEIIRLVHLLREAEEKACAAREEGSQLRNSLGEAMSESVSLKEARDEAEGETLKLKDALCGKENELQIMIRENEQLWAAEDANAWKIDELTKLLEEAKSYQRTKENGELSDSDKEYDMLPKVVEFSEENGHTSELPSHENKGVNGVSEGDKNVVLAEAEAENTKPTSTENKEQAHDDSPESDIKMWGRDVSTEMEAEQVSVDDEVDYKAERGESVDLMNEISSDNGANSDLKQKKKKPLYRKFGNLLKKGMSNQK is encoded by the exons ATGTCTTCAAAGTCCAA ATCTGGTTTATCTGATACTCCCAGTAGCAAGACTGGAAGAACTACACCTAGAGTTGCCAAATTAGGAAAGCCAGGATCACTCAAGTCAGATGCAGATTCACCTTCTCTTATCCCTAATCCTCGACTATCGATCGATCGAACATCCCCAAGATCGGTTACCTCGAAGCCTACCATTACTCGAACCCCCATTCGACTCTCTACGCCTGAA AAGCCTCAGTCGCGTATTTTGAAGCCATCCGAGTTGCAGGCCCAATTATTAGCTGCACAAGATGATCTTAAGAAAGCAAAAGAAACCTTActtttgtatgaaaaagagaAGAATCAAGCACTCAATGAGTTGAAAGATGCAAAAAAACAAGCTGATGAGGCTAATGAGAAGCTTCAGGAGGCTTTGGTGGCTCAAAAACGGGCCGAAGATACTTCTGAGATCGAAAAATTCCGTGCTGTCGAGCTGGAACAAGCTGGAATTGAGGCTGCACAGAAGAAAGACGAGGAATGGAAGAAAGAGTTAGAAGCGCTGAGGAGTCAAAATGCTGCAGATAAGACTGCGCTTCTCGCAGCTGCGGAAGAACTCCAAAGGGCCAAGCAAGAGCTTGCCATGGTTACTGATGCCAAGAACCTGGCTCTTAGCCACGCCGATGATGCCACCATGATTGCTGAGCTTCATGCCAAAAAGGTTGAAACCCTGTCGGCAGAGCTTGCTAAGTTGAAGGGTTTGCTCGAGTCGAATGCCAACGATGGTGATACCGAGAATGGGATAGTTGTGGAATTGAGATCAGAATTGAGTTGTTTGAGgcaagaacttgaaaaggcgaAAAACTTTGAGCAAGAACTTGTCAAGAAAGAAAATTCGTCTAAGACGATTGTGGGAGGATTAAGATCGGAGATAGAAACCCTTAAGGAAGAGCTTGACGCGGTGAAGGCATGTAAAGAGGGTATGGTTGAAAAAGAGAAGTCATATGAAAAGGTTGTGACGGAACTTAAATCGGAGATCGTCTCTCGGGAAGATGAGATCGAGAAGATAAAGACCCATGAGCAGGATTTGATTCATAAGGAAAAGTCTTACgagaagatgattgaagaacTTAAAATTGAGTTGGGTTCTCTACGAGAAGAGTTGAAGAAGCAAGAGGCTTTCAAAGAAGAGCTGATTAACAAAGAAGAATCTCGCGATAGGGTTATTTCTGAGCGAGATTTTGAAATTGATTCTCTAAAAAAGGAGCTCGAGAATGCGAAGAGCTTTGAAGGGCAGCTGGCCGAGAAGACTTCATTGTATGACCAGACTGTTACGGAGCTTAAGTCAGAGATAGATCTCCTAAATCACGAGCTTGAAAAGGCCGAGATTCTCAACGCAGAACTACTCGAGAGAGAGAAATTAAACGAGGTAATCACAAGAAACTGTGAAACGGAGATGCATTCTCTTCGGCAAAAGCTGGAATCGGCCAAGGGCTTTCAGGAGACATTGGTCGAGAAGGAAGAGGCTTATGAACAGCTAAATGTAGAGTTGGAAGCCGCTAGGATGGCCGAATCTTATGCTTTGAATCTCCTAGATGAATGCAAGAAGAGAGCCGAGGAACTTGAAAATAAGGTGGCAGAATCAAATAGACTGGAGAGATCAGCATCTGAATCATTGGAATCGATTATGAAACAGCTCGCGGGAAATAGTGATATGCTTCATGAGGCAGAATGTGAAATTTCGGCTCTTAAGGAGAAGGTATCTTTGTTGGAAATATCACTCGAGAAAAAGAAAACGGATTCGGAAGAATCAGAAAATCGTcttcaaaaagcaaatgaagaaGTTAGAGTAGTAACCGAGAAATTAGACTCGTTAAGGTCTGGGCTCGAAATTATGTCCGAGGAGAAAGCTCAGGCTCTTGAGAATGAGAAACTTGCAGCCTGTAATGTTCAGGACCTGTTAGAAGAGAAAAATAAGCTCATTAATGAGCTTGATACgttgaaagaagaagaagaaaagagcAAGAAAGCAATGGAGAGTTTGGCTTCGGCGTTGCATGAAGTTTCTGCCGAAGCGAGGGAGGCCAAAGAGAGCTTGCTATCAAGCCGAGCAGAGCATGAGAACTTCGAAATGCAAATCGAGCATCTTCAGCTTGTTTTGAAAGGAACGAGTGAGAACTATGAGGCCGTGCTTGAAGATTCAAAACGAGAGATCGATCAGCTTAAAAATACCGTAGAACAATCGAAGGTAGATTTTGATACTCAAATGGAAGATTTGAAGGTGGTTTTGAAGGCTTCAAATGAGAAATACGAGAACATGCTTGATGAGTCGAATCAGGAGATTGATCGTCTTTCGAAAGAGATGGAACAGTCGAAGCTCGGGCATCAAAACGAGAAGGCGAAGTGGGAGGTTAAAGAGATGGAGTTGAAAAACCGTGTTAAGACTCTGGAAGATGAGAAATCAACAATTAAAGAGTCGGGGATGAGTTATGAGGACGCTAAGGTAGAGTGGGAACAGAAAGAGCTGCAGCTGGTGAATAGTGTAAAACGATCGGAGGAAGAGAAGTCGTCTATGGAGAAGGAAATAATAAGGTTGGTTCATTTGCTTAGGGAAGCCGAGGAAAAGGCTTGTGCAGCTCGGGAAGAAGGATCCCAGCTAAGGAATTCACTCGGGGAGGCTATGTCAGAGTCGGTATCCTTAAAGGAAGCCCGTGATGAAGCTGAGGGCGAGACGTTAAAGTTAAAGGACGCTCTTTGTGGTAAAGAGAATGAATTGCAGATCATGATCCGAGAAAACGAGCAGCTTTGGGCTGCAGAAGATGCGAATGCCTGGAAGATAGACGAACTAACCAAGTTACTTGAAGAAGCTAAGTCCTACCAACGAACCAAAGAAAACGGAGAACTCTCAGATAGCGATAAAGAGTACGATATGCTTCCAAAAGTCGTTGAATTTTCAGAGGAAAATGGGCACACTAGTGAGCTTCCATCTCATGAAAACAAGGGAGTTAATGGGGTGAGTGAGGGTGATAAAAACGTTGTTTTGGCCGAGGCCGAGGCTGAGAACACAAAACCCACATCAACGGAGAATAAAGAGCAGGCGCATGATGATTCTCCGGAATCTGATATAAAGATGTGGGGCCGAGATGTTTCAACCGAGATGGAAGCAGAACAAGTGTCAGTGGATGACGAAGTTGATTACAAGGCTGAACGTGGTGAAAGTGTCGATCTAATGAACGAGATTTCATCAGATAACGGTGCAAACTCCGACTTGAAGCAGAAGAAGAAAAAACCGTTATATCGAAAATTTGGAAATCTACTCAAGAAGGGTATGAGCAACCAAAAGTAG